A window from Primulina huaijiensis isolate GDHJ02 chromosome 13, ASM1229523v2, whole genome shotgun sequence encodes these proteins:
- the LOC140990903 gene encoding putative Peroxidase 48 encodes MDFTRKLSFLVFLLCVLISLKNQNAETNRKGSFQNADYSQEDPPSILGDILIDRKLQENDIDHPPHEWLRYDYYNESCPFAEQIIRSIVRELYELRPDVAPALLRLSFHDCFVEGCDASVLLDATDVMESEKDSPPNESLKGFDVIDIIKSELEESCPGVVSCADIIVLAARESVLLAGGPFYPLYTGRKDSTVSFFEEATYELPSPQDDLSKTIESFATRGFDERETVSLLGAHSAGTIHCKFFHSRLYNFSGTDGPDPSLDTEFLELLRSTCNQSHAMPAPSPSPSSSSSPSPSSALHILTNTTLFQDPGFLC; translated from the exons TTTCAGAATGCAGATTACTCTCAAGAAGATCCGCCTTCGATTCTCGGGGATATATTGATCGATAGAAAGCTCCAAGAAAATGATATAGACCACCCTCCTCATGAATGGCTCAGGTATGATTACTATAACGAATCTTGCCCGTTCGCTGAGCAGATAATCCGGTCAATTGTTCGAGAGTTGTATGAGCTGCGGCCCGATGTCGCCCCGGCTCTGCTGAGACTTTCCTTTCATGATTGCTTTGTGGAG GGATGCGATGCCTCGGTTTTACTGGATGCTACTGATGTAATGGAGAGTGAAAAGGATTCTCCaccaaatgaatctttaaaGGGCTTTGATGTTATAGACATCATCAAGTCGGAGCTCGAAGAATCGTGCCCTGGAGTCGTTTCTTGCGCTgatattattgttttggcagCTAGAGAAAGTGTTCTTCTT GCTGGTGGTCCTTTCTACCCTCTGTATACTGGTAGAAAAGACAGCACGGTATCGTTTTTCGAAGAAGCAACATACGAGCTTCCTAGTCCACAAGATGATCTCTCGAAAACCATTGAATCGTTTGCAACTAGAGGATTTGATGAAAGAGAAACTGTCAGTTTATTAG GCGCCCACAGCGCCGGAACAATTCACTGCAAGTTTTTCCACAGCAGGCTTTACAACTTTAGTGGAACAGACGGACCCGACCCATCTCTAGATACCGAGTTTCTTGAGCTGCTAAGGTCCACGTGCAATCAAAGTCATGCCATGCCAGCACCATCACCCTCACCGTCGTCTTCGTCTTCTCCTTCTCCTTCATCAGCGTTGCATATTTTAACAAACACCACCTTATTTCAAGATCCGGGGTTCCTTTGTTGA